From the genome of Malus sylvestris chromosome 6, drMalSylv7.2, whole genome shotgun sequence, one region includes:
- the LOC126626254 gene encoding alpha-mannosidase I MNS5-like has product MENETTETSTSGCGSLILGMGALSRLIGDPKYESAALCALRELWGMWSSLNLLGTTLDISTGEWIVYSSGIGAGDDYLFKGHILVGNEFWRMFHSAVQKYFRHGPWKSNVLAAYKPSGILDHQRCIPQKSIILCALNWRNQLSTCIKQLNV; this is encoded by the exons ATGGAGAATGAGACTACTGAAACGAGCACTTCAGGGTGTG GTTCTCTAATTCTGGGAATGGGAGCATTGTCCCGATTGATTGGAGACCCCAAATATGAATCGGCAGCTTTATGTGCTCTTCGTGAATTATGGGGCATGTGGAGTTCGTTGAATTTACTCGGTACAACGCTGGATATATCAACTGGTGAATGGATTGTGTattcttccggaattggagctG GGGATGACTATCTATTTAAGGGCCACATCCTTGTTGGAAATGAGTTCTGGAGGATGTTTCATTCTGCTGTGCAGAAATATTTCAGACATGGTCCATG GAAAAGCAACGTATTGGCAGCTTACAAGCCTTCAGGCATTTTGG ACCATCAACGTTGCATCCCACAGAAAAGTATTATCCTCTGCGCCCTGAATTGGCGGAATCAACTTTCGACTTGTATCAAGCAACTAAATGTTTGA